In Lewinellaceae bacterium, a single window of DNA contains:
- the lpxA gene encoding acyl-ACP--UDP-N-acetylglucosamine O-acyltransferase, protein MNYYNSNLNSVIHPDAKIGENVTIGPFCYIDKNVEVGDGTWLGPNVTIFEGARIGKGCRIFPGAVIAGIPQDLKFKGEPSTAEIGDYTTIREYVTVNRGTTYNQTTRVGSHCLLMAYVHVAHDCIIGDHVILANNVNLAGHVEIQDWAILEGLVAVQQFIRIGKHSFIAGGSLVRKHVPPYVKAAREPLSYAGVNSIGLRRRNFSTEQINVIQEIYRILFVKGYNTSHALEIIEDSLEPTPERENIISFIRGADPGIMRGFQQINGTNVDED, encoded by the coding sequence ATGAATTACTACAATAGCAACTTGAACAGCGTCATCCATCCTGATGCCAAGATCGGCGAAAACGTCACGATCGGGCCTTTTTGCTACATCGACAAGAATGTAGAGGTCGGAGATGGCACCTGGCTGGGGCCAAATGTCACGATCTTTGAAGGAGCGCGCATCGGTAAGGGCTGCCGGATTTTCCCGGGGGCAGTGATCGCCGGCATTCCGCAGGACCTCAAATTCAAGGGAGAACCCAGCACCGCCGAAATAGGAGACTACACCACCATCCGCGAGTACGTCACCGTCAACCGGGGTACTACCTACAACCAGACTACCCGGGTGGGCAGCCATTGCCTGCTGATGGCTTACGTCCACGTCGCCCATGATTGCATCATCGGAGACCACGTCATCCTGGCCAACAACGTCAACCTGGCGGGGCATGTGGAGATTCAGGACTGGGCCATCCTCGAAGGGCTGGTCGCCGTCCAGCAATTTATCCGGATCGGCAAGCACAGCTTCATCGCCGGCGGCTCCCTGGTGCGCAAACACGTGCCGCCCTACGTCAAAGCCGCCCGCGAACCCCTATCCTACGCCGGCGTGAACAGCATCGGCCTGCGCCGGCGCAACTTCTCCACCGAACAGATCAACGTCATCCAGGAGATTTACCGCATCCTTTTTGTAAAAGGATACAACACCTCCCACGCCCTGGAAATCATCGAAGACTCTCTGGAACCCACTCCGGAACGGGAAAACATCATCTCTTTCATCCGCGGCGCCGACCCCGGCATCATGCGGGGTTTCCAGCAGATCAACGGCACCAATGTAGATGAAGATTGA
- a CDS encoding ABC transporter ATP-binding protein has translation MKIELDQVGKRYRMEWILRGVSLQFEAGKRYAITGPNGSGKSTLLKILSGHLTPSKGKVLYSYQNKALDNANVYRHLAYAAPYIELIEELSLWEALQFHLRFKPLLHEMSPDDMLELLRFTKARDKAIREFSSGMKQRLKLALAICSNTPLLLLDEPTTNLDKEGVAWYRNLIDNFGADRLLVVASNVDVDFDFCEERVGILDYK, from the coding sequence ATGAAGATTGAACTGGATCAGGTCGGCAAGCGCTACCGCATGGAGTGGATACTCCGCGGCGTCAGCCTTCAGTTTGAGGCAGGCAAACGATACGCCATCACCGGCCCCAACGGCTCGGGAAAATCTACTCTGCTCAAAATACTCTCCGGCCACCTGACGCCATCCAAAGGCAAAGTTCTTTATTCCTATCAGAACAAAGCTCTGGACAACGCGAATGTGTACCGCCACCTCGCCTACGCCGCCCCCTACATCGAACTCATCGAAGAGCTCTCCCTCTGGGAAGCCCTGCAGTTCCACCTGCGCTTTAAGCCCCTGCTCCATGAAATGAGCCCTGACGATATGCTGGAATTGCTCCGCTTCACCAAAGCCCGCGATAAGGCCATCCGCGAATTCTCCTCCGGCATGAAGCAACGCCTGAAGCTCGCCCTCGCCATCTGTTCCAACACCCCCTTGCTCCTGCTCGACGAACCAACCACCAACCTGGATAAGGAAGGCGTAGCCTGGTACCGAAACCTGATTGACAATTTCGGCGCAGACCGCCTGCTCGTCGTCGCCTCCAACGTGGATGTGGATTTTGATTTTTGCGAGGAAAGGGTTGGTATTCTGGACTATAAGTGA
- a CDS encoding PIN domain-containing protein produces MDKILVDTNVVLDLLGNREEFLFEAQELFTMADKGEVKLFVSSLTIANTYYMLSQKLKIVNTRKILRQFKVLVEVLPLDDKIIELSLDSDFKDFEDAIQYYSAIEHGVRIIITRNQKDFKLSSIPALSAKEYIGMRG; encoded by the coding sequence ATGGATAAAATATTGGTAGACACAAATGTAGTTCTGGATTTATTGGGAAACCGGGAGGAATTTCTTTTTGAAGCCCAGGAGTTATTCACAATGGCGGACAAAGGGGAAGTGAAATTATTTGTATCTTCTTTAACCATCGCGAATACCTATTATATGCTATCCCAGAAGTTGAAGATAGTTAATACCAGGAAAATACTCAGGCAATTCAAAGTATTGGTGGAAGTTTTGCCGTTAGATGATAAGATAATCGAACTCTCTCTGGATTCAGATTTTAAAGATTTTGAGGATGCCATTCAATATTATTCAGCGATCGAACATGGTGTGAGAATAATTATCACAAGAAACCAAAAGGATTTTAAGTTATCCAGTATTCCGGCCTTATCTGCAAAGGAGTATATTGGGATGAGAGGTTGA
- a CDS encoding MFS transporter, with product MANETPALTKKPTLTFWQIWNMSFGFLGIQFGFGLQNANTSRIFETLGANVEQIPILWIAAPLTGLIVQPIVGYFSDRTWHPRLGRRRPYFLVGAILASIALCLMPNSPTLWVAAGMLWVMDASINISMEPFRAFVGDNLPSEQRTMGFAMQSFFIGTGAVVASALPWMMTNWLGISNVAPEHEISDSVKWSFYLGAIVFFLTVLWTVLRSHEYPPEELHQFEDNVESHVEEEVLSREVYESGGKRLARIGSITALVGAAIIFGLFEADLKKELYVLAFAILFVGMLWMISGAMKQSGRYQNGFVAIMSDLLQMPRTMQQLAIVQFFSWFALFSMWIYTTAGVTKHLYGTTDPTSALYNEGADWVGFCFAVYNGVAALVAFTLPVMAKYTSRRITHLICLVLGGLGLISVYFFNDPRMLLLSMVGVGFAWASILSMPYAMLAGALPSNKMGYYMGVFNFFIVIPQIVAATILGFIVGKFFGGEAIYALVVGGVGMILAGLLCLIVEDEG from the coding sequence ATGGCAAACGAAACTCCAGCTTTAACAAAGAAGCCCACCCTCACCTTCTGGCAAATCTGGAACATGAGCTTTGGTTTCCTGGGCATACAGTTCGGCTTCGGCCTGCAAAACGCCAACACCAGCCGCATCTTCGAAACCCTGGGCGCCAATGTGGAGCAGATTCCCATCCTCTGGATCGCGGCGCCTCTGACCGGGCTCATCGTGCAGCCCATCGTCGGGTATTTCAGCGACCGCACCTGGCATCCCCGGCTGGGGCGGCGCCGGCCCTACTTCCTGGTGGGCGCCATATTGGCCTCTATCGCCCTTTGCCTCATGCCCAATTCGCCCACCCTGTGGGTGGCTGCCGGCATGCTCTGGGTCATGGATGCTTCCATCAACATCAGCATGGAACCTTTCCGGGCTTTTGTGGGCGACAACTTGCCTTCCGAACAACGGACCATGGGCTTCGCCATGCAGAGCTTCTTTATCGGCACGGGCGCGGTGGTGGCCTCCGCCCTGCCCTGGATGATGACCAACTGGCTGGGCATCAGCAACGTGGCGCCGGAACACGAGATTTCCGATTCGGTGAAATGGTCGTTCTACCTGGGCGCTATCGTATTCTTCCTGACGGTGTTGTGGACGGTGCTCCGCTCCCATGAATACCCGCCGGAAGAGTTGCACCAGTTTGAAGACAATGTGGAGAGCCACGTGGAAGAAGAAGTGCTGAGCCGGGAAGTTTATGAAAGCGGCGGGAAACGGCTGGCACGTATAGGGAGCATAACCGCTTTAGTAGGAGCAGCCATCATTTTCGGCCTTTTCGAGGCAGACTTGAAAAAGGAGCTGTATGTCCTGGCCTTCGCCATCCTTTTTGTGGGGATGCTGTGGATGATATCCGGGGCTATGAAACAGAGCGGGCGCTATCAGAATGGCTTCGTGGCCATTATGAGCGACCTGCTGCAGATGCCCCGCACCATGCAACAACTAGCCATCGTGCAGTTCTTCTCCTGGTTTGCCCTGTTTTCAATGTGGATTTACACCACCGCCGGCGTTACCAAGCACCTCTACGGCACTACCGACCCTACCTCTGCGCTCTACAACGAAGGGGCCGACTGGGTGGGCTTTTGTTTTGCCGTCTACAACGGGGTGGCGGCGCTGGTAGCCTTCACCCTGCCGGTAATGGCAAAATACACCAGCCGCCGCATCACGCACCTGATTTGCCTGGTATTGGGCGGGCTGGGGCTGATCTCGGTCTACTTCTTTAATGACCCCAGGATGCTGCTGTTGTCCATGGTGGGCGTCGGCTTCGCCTGGGCCAGTATCCTGTCTATGCCCTACGCCATGCTGGCAGGCGCCTTGCCGTCCAATAAAATGGGGTATTACATGGGCGTGTTCAACTTCTTCATCGTTATCCCTCAGATCGTGGCGGCCACCATCCTGGGCTTTATCGTGGGCAAATTCTTCGGTGGGGAGGCCATCTATGCCCTGGTGGTCGGCGGGGTAGGAATGATCCTGGCCGGGCTACTTTGTTTGATCGTGGAGGATGAGGGGTAG
- a CDS encoding aryl-sulfate sulfotransferase: MKLHLPIRLPCSNSVQGYPHRASNLNLILNLPVHCRYRASILILILTLLLFSCQKEAPIPLLPNELRTPGQAEAFFHHAWANDILLTSIDTLTENGIPYCRFTLENDRTVFLKKELLGEVAVDSSGWTALLTFENGSQFPAYILGDSIYLDSVTVDPFGTAPLSALAAASMPVRGRFGVKVLGKGEDGIAIEHTFEPFEKQHQIPVLGLYAEYENEVELAFLSEEGKVRATRTVQVNTGSVPGRLTINIIQDELPSEDDGIFFVSDVKKGFGHRGEVRWAYTGDAKQLYQKLRNGNFVVSGKIGGVSYHSATFSEISMLGEVVQKYDIPNQMHHEIREMPNGNFLVGSNSYPFNNNSWDGNLEEDLIVEVDRTTGEIVKSWDLNLILDNQRPRADGSNSDDWLHLNAIYYDQEDNTIVFSGRHQSVVAKIGYELGDVKWILAHPAAWRPELLPYVLTPVNADGTPIEPGTQDFLPYFQHYPAKLPNGNIMLFDNGNFRGIYDDPAAEEVSYSRAVEYKIDPKSRTVQKVWEFSYDKSIFNEATGSVQFLEDNGHRLIGFMNGTAKTPKIVELDEAGNIVFEVNVNPWSDYYRCEKWGVYEGM; encoded by the coding sequence ATGAAACTCCACCTCCCAATACGTTTACCCTGTAGCAACAGCGTACAGGGCTACCCCCACAGGGCAAGCAACCTGAACCTAATCCTCAACCTCCCTGTACACTGCCGCTACAGGGCAAGCATCCTTATCCTCATCCTTACTCTCCTCCTCTTCTCCTGCCAAAAGGAAGCCCCCATCCCCCTCCTCCCCAACGAACTCCGCACCCCCGGCCAGGCCGAAGCCTTCTTCCACCACGCCTGGGCCAACGATATCCTCCTAACCAGCATCGACACCCTCACCGAAAACGGCATTCCCTACTGCCGCTTCACCCTCGAAAACGACAGAACGGTATTCCTCAAAAAGGAACTCCTGGGTGAGGTAGCGGTGGACAGCAGCGGCTGGACGGCCCTGCTAACCTTCGAAAACGGCAGCCAGTTCCCCGCCTACATCCTGGGCGACAGCATCTACCTGGATTCGGTGACGGTAGACCCCTTCGGCACGGCGCCCCTCTCGGCCCTGGCGGCGGCCAGCATGCCGGTGCGGGGGCGGTTTGGCGTAAAAGTGCTGGGCAAAGGCGAAGATGGCATCGCCATCGAACACACCTTCGAGCCGTTTGAAAAGCAGCATCAAATCCCGGTGCTGGGCTTGTACGCGGAATACGAGAACGAGGTGGAATTGGCCTTCCTGAGCGAGGAAGGCAAGGTGCGGGCCACCCGTACGGTACAGGTCAACACCGGCAGTGTGCCGGGGCGGCTGACCATTAACATCATCCAGGATGAATTGCCGTCGGAAGACGACGGCATTTTCTTCGTCTCCGACGTCAAAAAGGGCTTCGGCCACCGGGGGGAGGTGCGCTGGGCCTATACGGGCGACGCCAAGCAGTTGTACCAGAAGCTGAGGAATGGAAATTTCGTGGTGTCTGGCAAGATAGGCGGGGTTTCCTACCATTCGGCCACCTTCTCCGAGATTTCGATGCTGGGGGAAGTGGTGCAAAAATACGATATCCCTAACCAGATGCACCACGAGATTCGGGAGATGCCCAACGGCAACTTTCTGGTGGGCTCCAATTCCTACCCCTTCAACAACAACAGCTGGGACGGCAACCTGGAAGAAGACCTGATCGTCGAAGTGGATAGAACTACCGGCGAGATCGTCAAAAGCTGGGACCTCAACCTGATCCTGGACAACCAGCGGCCCCGGGCAGATGGGAGCAACAGCGACGACTGGCTGCACCTCAACGCCATCTACTACGACCAAGAGGACAACACCATCGTCTTCTCCGGCCGGCACCAGAGCGTGGTGGCCAAGATCGGCTACGAACTGGGGGACGTAAAATGGATCCTGGCGCACCCGGCGGCGTGGCGGCCAGAATTGCTTCCTTATGTTCTAACTCCGGTTAATGCGGATGGGACGCCCATAGAACCCGGCACCCAGGATTTCCTGCCCTACTTCCAGCATTACCCCGCCAAGCTGCCCAACGGCAACATCATGCTGTTCGACAACGGCAATTTCAGAGGCATTTACGATGACCCGGCGGCGGAAGAGGTATCTTACAGCCGGGCGGTGGAATACAAGATCGACCCGAAGAGCAGGACGGTTCAAAAGGTTTGGGAATTTAGTTACGACAAAAGTATCTTCAATGAAGCTACCGGCTCTGTACAGTTCCTGGAGGACAACGGCCACCGCCTCATCGGGTTCATGAACGGCACGGCGAAAACGCCCAAGATCGTCGAGCTGGACGAGGCGGGCAACATCGTGTTCGAGGTGAACGTCAACCCCTGGTCGGATTATTACCGCTGCGAGAAATGGGGGGTGTATGAGGGGATGTGA
- a CDS encoding SPOR domain-containing protein, with protein sequence MEILNPNNIGYTLLGFLIGTLITGSSIVIILKCLFPQGMVSNRFGRQGRYRNRNNNIRYNNGRDSYRKQNSLSYVGFLFLLAFIFFAFTTFERGKNSESISQSEKLSRQTYAETGKSDPEKKMYRENASSLPPTEGKRYYSADISLISTSKEVKDVPISEERAIPSRIYIQKPASPHRETAEQEAREWALQLGRPVCLAFERNSSSSPYKILIGPYSNRTEAEKDRKMLGTPGLVLDISWKGWQVMNVNYTGA encoded by the coding sequence ATGGAAATTTTAAATCCCAATAACATCGGTTATACCTTGCTTGGATTCCTGATAGGAACCCTTATTACAGGCAGTAGTATAGTGATCATTCTCAAATGCCTTTTTCCACAGGGCATGGTGTCCAACCGCTTCGGCAGGCAAGGTCGTTATCGGAATAGGAATAACAACATAAGATATAACAATGGGAGAGATTCCTACCGGAAGCAAAACTCTCTTTCCTATGTGGGATTCCTTTTCCTGCTGGCCTTTATCTTTTTCGCATTTACCACTTTCGAAAGAGGCAAAAACAGCGAAAGTATTAGCCAAAGCGAAAAACTGAGTCGGCAAACCTATGCTGAAACAGGCAAATCCGATCCAGAAAAGAAAATGTATCGTGAAAACGCTTCCTCATTACCTCCCACAGAAGGAAAACGCTACTATTCCGCCGACATTAGTTTGATATCCACAAGCAAAGAGGTAAAAGATGTGCCAATCTCAGAAGAAAGAGCAATCCCTTCCCGTATCTATATCCAAAAACCGGCTTCTCCACATCGGGAAACGGCAGAGCAAGAAGCCCGGGAATGGGCATTGCAATTGGGCCGGCCTGTCTGCTTGGCGTTCGAACGCAATTCCTCTTCAAGCCCGTATAAAATCCTGATCGGCCCTTATTCCAATCGGACAGAAGCCGAAAAAGACAGAAAAATGCTTGGCACCCCAGGCCTCGTTCTGGATATCAGCTGGAAAGGCTGGCAAGTCATGAATGTAAATTATACTGGCGCTTGA
- a CDS encoding polyprenyl synthetase family protein, whose product MKRTRENLQAELKGVLADLTLQQEWEDIVFALPKAKFKHISVRGSFAAAVYEYIEAQAAEEGINLQSPSSEKLFDTELPFIAEMVITIQYLENHILDGKDGVNPQKGLDWQAIKNKLLASHFLKDFLYGYVRNRVFPQPCRERDILLECLRRMFQFTEEGQFAEKRWSSLENVQNGIQGLPSWSSELEQYIDYKLINQLWGYFHEYGMDANRESFARFYLKRMYCTNALFFMLLATCVMDLAGYAGMQRENLKRFATGFGMIGQMVNDITDYLPASFGQATVAKTPEDAYSDLRNHNFTLPFLFAANDLSIVGPLRAQNLYAQKVQHTWFEWVRPACLNTAIPMLRIFAKDISKYLGVGKSKTTIQLSDFTNVLYNKRYFRPFESNTE is encoded by the coding sequence ATGAAGCGCACGAGAGAAAACCTACAAGCAGAGCTCAAAGGAGTTTTAGCAGATTTGACATTACAGCAAGAATGGGAAGATATTGTTTTTGCGTTGCCTAAGGCCAAATTTAAGCACATCAGTGTAAGAGGTTCTTTTGCTGCTGCTGTCTACGAGTATATCGAAGCGCAGGCAGCGGAAGAAGGAATTAATTTACAGTCTCCATCCTCGGAAAAACTGTTCGATACGGAGCTGCCCTTCATTGCCGAAATGGTTATCACCATCCAATATCTGGAGAACCACATCCTGGACGGAAAGGACGGAGTAAACCCCCAAAAGGGGCTGGATTGGCAGGCCATCAAGAACAAGCTCCTGGCAAGCCATTTCCTCAAGGATTTCCTTTATGGATATGTAAGGAACAGGGTCTTTCCCCAGCCCTGTCGGGAACGCGACATCCTGCTCGAATGCCTGCGCCGCATGTTCCAATTTACGGAAGAGGGACAGTTTGCCGAAAAGCGATGGAGTAGCCTGGAAAACGTACAAAACGGTATTCAGGGCTTGCCTTCCTGGAGTTCCGAGTTGGAACAGTACATTGATTACAAGCTGATAAATCAACTTTGGGGCTACTTTCATGAGTACGGTATGGACGCAAATAGAGAATCTTTCGCCCGGTTTTACCTCAAACGGATGTATTGCACCAACGCTCTGTTTTTCATGTTGCTCGCGACATGCGTCATGGACTTAGCCGGCTACGCAGGCATGCAACGGGAAAACCTGAAACGCTTCGCGACCGGGTTTGGGATGATTGGCCAAATGGTGAATGATATTACCGACTATTTACCAGCGTCCTTTGGCCAGGCTACGGTAGCCAAAACTCCCGAAGACGCATACTCCGACCTCAGAAACCATAATTTTACGCTTCCCTTTCTTTTTGCCGCCAATGACCTGAGTATAGTTGGGCCCCTACGCGCACAGAACTTATATGCACAGAAGGTACAACATACATGGTTTGAATGGGTAAGACCTGCATGCTTGAACACGGCTATTCCCATGTTACGTATCTTTGCCAAAGATATTAGTAAATACCTAGGCGTAGGTAAATCCAAAACTACTATCCAGTTAAGCGATTTTACCAATGTCCTCTACAATAAAAGATATTTTAGACCTTTTGAATCAAATACTGAATAG
- a CDS encoding polyprenyl synthetase family protein — MFSQKTALPFQEEIGGRHKQKQDFAWQTKDEPITQPKKTLRLMKPERKDRMVAICKCLKHELKSELLTAKMNSVLKEHFFFLLEDRMNHYGLRSFFTYTISQYVKEQAKAEGIKLKEYSEKLFDTQLPFLAEGIITVQYYENQILDGKGGLYSDGIFNMEKVRRNVLAGHYVKDFLYRYIEERIFPDDCYNYRMTMQKVHKIFQLVDLGQAFQEKWGTYEAFKSNDKHIPITKEANDFIDNNIITSYWNAIREQGLTPGIETFTRNYLRRIYLTSSALYKLMAELVMDLLNYHGKERNNILKFAAQVGMLGQIVNDINDFVPAECNMSTISKIPSDAFADLRNDNITLPLIFYFNENAAQTICDLQKEPESPSFLLHKMQKAINAAQQATQEVAEFSEKWIRRDCVWGLLLQDMNSIVYLNKNRFYKALNKYISESAPNKTKGAFTLHSDTQKDARNNSFYWMHPGKLNLPAPLLGTTKFYMMPSIYYMDGNSLFEQLKKIFNFVVRETKKISSYCI; from the coding sequence TTGTTTTCCCAAAAAACTGCTCTCCCATTTCAAGAAGAGATAGGGGGGCGGCATAAGCAAAAACAAGATTTTGCTTGGCAAACAAAAGACGAACCTATTACACAGCCCAAAAAAACATTAAGACTCATGAAACCTGAACGAAAAGACAGGATGGTTGCTATATGTAAATGCTTAAAGCACGAACTTAAGTCTGAATTATTAACAGCAAAAATGAACTCTGTTCTCAAAGAGCATTTCTTTTTCCTGTTAGAAGACCGAATGAATCATTATGGCTTAAGAAGTTTTTTCACGTACACCATATCCCAATATGTAAAGGAGCAGGCTAAAGCTGAAGGTATAAAGCTAAAAGAGTACTCGGAAAAACTATTCGACACCCAATTGCCTTTCCTGGCCGAAGGCATTATCACCGTTCAATACTACGAAAACCAAATATTGGATGGGAAAGGTGGGCTATATTCCGATGGCATTTTCAATATGGAAAAAGTACGTCGCAATGTACTAGCTGGTCATTATGTAAAAGATTTTCTATACCGATATATAGAAGAAAGAATATTTCCTGATGACTGTTACAATTATCGCATGACAATGCAGAAGGTGCACAAAATCTTTCAATTGGTTGACCTGGGGCAAGCCTTTCAGGAAAAATGGGGTACCTATGAGGCTTTTAAAAGTAATGATAAACACATACCCATAACAAAGGAAGCAAATGATTTTATAGACAATAATATAATTACTTCTTATTGGAATGCCATCCGTGAACAGGGATTAACTCCGGGAATAGAAACGTTTACCCGTAATTACCTGCGGCGCATCTATCTTACTAGTAGCGCACTCTACAAACTGATGGCGGAACTAGTGATGGATTTGTTAAATTACCATGGAAAAGAGCGAAACAACATCTTAAAGTTTGCCGCCCAGGTCGGCATGCTCGGACAGATTGTCAATGATATTAACGACTTTGTTCCGGCGGAATGCAACATGTCTACTATTTCTAAGATCCCTAGTGATGCTTTTGCCGATCTAAGAAATGATAATATTACCCTACCACTTATTTTTTATTTTAATGAAAATGCTGCGCAGACTATTTGTGACCTCCAAAAAGAACCAGAAAGCCCTTCTTTTTTACTCCATAAAATGCAAAAAGCCATAAATGCAGCGCAGCAGGCAACTCAAGAAGTAGCCGAATTTTCTGAAAAATGGATTAGAAGAGATTGTGTTTGGGGGCTTTTGCTTCAGGATATGAATAGTATAGTATATCTTAATAAAAATCGTTTTTACAAAGCATTAAATAAATACATTTCAGAATCTGCTCCTAATAAAACGAAAGGCGCTTTTACACTTCATTCAGATACCCAGAAAGATGCCCGAAACAACTCATTTTACTGGATGCATCCTGGGAAATTAAATCTTCCTGCTCCATTGTTAGGAACAACGAAATTCTATATGATGCCTTCTATCTACTACATGGATGGCAACTCTTTGTTTGAGCAACTAAAAAAAATATTCAATTTTGTAGTAAGAGAAACTAAAAAAATATCGTCATACTGTATTTAA
- a CDS encoding sigma-54-dependent Fis family transcriptional regulator, protein MENRTNFRILIVDDELLFHQTIRHAFQENYEFEGAVSVEKMWGKLKQDQHFDLLLLDLRLEGTEENIGLELIPKLKEKYPSIPVIVATKESDSGAIIAAMEAGAKSYLIKGDYNKAKWDQKFQEFINMQKSQQLAVENKELKKEIKRMSEQEEDEKYKFVGQSKKVLEIKTLLAGLAKEPNATVLLTGETGVGKEVAARYMHKKGPRARKPFIAVNLSAIPETMLENELFGHEKGAFSDAKTAQKGYFHQADGGIILLDEIGHISRKVQDKLMRFLEDRTIFPLGSGKTIELDVQLITSTNLNLAEEVSSGRFRDDLYQRLKMVVIELPPLRHRKEDITLILEHYMRLQTVSPFDLMTPEVVEHLLGFHWPGNIRELRNTVDYMLLRKRIFNKPNIDLDCLPEDVRKAPPPVKTEQKQEVNATEPNFNSKKEEDAYLDLLKIEAALRQTGANKGASADMLGYKGTDHMRSRIRTCISTFNGSVDQFPLIQQHYASILSK, encoded by the coding sequence ATGGAAAACAGGACCAATTTTCGGATTTTAATTGTCGATGACGAACTTTTGTTCCATCAAACAATTCGCCATGCATTTCAAGAAAATTACGAATTTGAAGGTGCCGTTTCCGTAGAAAAAATGTGGGGCAAGCTCAAACAAGATCAACATTTTGACCTCCTTCTTTTAGACCTGCGATTGGAAGGAACGGAGGAAAACATCGGGCTGGAATTGATTCCTAAACTCAAGGAAAAATACCCAAGCATACCTGTCATAGTTGCCACCAAAGAAAGCGACTCCGGCGCCATAATAGCCGCTATGGAAGCCGGCGCCAAGAGTTACCTCATCAAAGGCGATTATAACAAGGCGAAGTGGGATCAGAAATTCCAGGAGTTCATTAACATGCAAAAATCTCAGCAACTGGCCGTTGAAAATAAAGAACTGAAAAAAGAAATAAAGCGCATGTCCGAGCAGGAAGAGGATGAAAAATACAAGTTTGTAGGCCAATCGAAGAAGGTATTGGAAATAAAAACTTTGCTGGCAGGTTTGGCAAAGGAACCCAATGCAACAGTACTACTTACGGGAGAAACCGGCGTGGGAAAAGAGGTCGCTGCACGGTACATGCATAAAAAAGGGCCCCGCGCACGGAAGCCCTTTATCGCCGTAAATCTCTCTGCTATTCCGGAGACTATGCTCGAAAACGAGTTGTTCGGCCATGAAAAAGGGGCTTTTTCCGATGCGAAAACGGCACAAAAGGGTTATTTTCATCAAGCTGACGGCGGGATCATCTTATTGGACGAAATAGGCCATATTTCCCGAAAAGTCCAGGATAAACTAATGCGTTTTTTAGAGGACCGAACCATTTTTCCGCTCGGGTCCGGTAAAACTATTGAATTGGATGTGCAGCTTATTACGTCCACCAACCTCAACCTCGCAGAGGAAGTTTCTAGCGGCCGTTTTCGCGACGACTTGTACCAGCGCCTAAAAATGGTCGTTATCGAGCTACCCCCGCTTCGCCACCGCAAAGAAGATATTACCCTCATCCTGGAACATTACATGCGCTTACAAACCGTTTCTCCCTTCGACCTGATGACACCAGAAGTAGTAGAACATCTATTGGGATTCCACTGGCCAGGAAACATTCGGGAACTGCGGAATACGGTGGACTATATGCTCCTCCGGAAAAGAATCTTCAATAAACCAAACATAGACCTGGACTGCCTACCGGAAGATGTGAGAAAAGCCCCCCCTCCTGTAAAAACAGAACAAAAGCAAGAGGTAAATGCTACCGAACCCAACTTCAATAGCAAAAAAGAGGAAGACGCCTATCTGGACCTTCTCAAAATAGAAGCCGCCCTGCGCCAAACCGGAGCCAATAAAGGTGCTTCTGCTGATATGCTTGGCTATAAAGGCACGGACCATATGCGCTCCCGCATTCGAACCTGCATTTCTACCTTTAATGGCTCTGTTGATCAATTTCCTCTTATTCAACAGCATTATGCTTCCATTTTAAGCAAATAG